The following nucleotide sequence is from Aspergillus luchuensis IFO 4308 DNA, chromosome 1, nearly complete sequence.
AATGGGCAGCGACACGGCGCAATAGGAAGCAAGAAACATTGGGGCAGATGGGTTGATAAGGCCTGACGAGAATACGGACTACTCGGCGCTCAGAGATGGGGTATTGTTTGAACATTTGGGATTTCATTTTGGACTTGATTGATACCCTCGTTTAGGTTGCCATTCCGGCCGAGCGGCCGAGAAGAGGTGACAGGCCATGGCCGATAACTTACATAATCAATATCTATATGAGATCTACACTACGTTTGGCTCATATTCTCTCGCATTGTTATTCTTCTTGTAGATATGcatctttcttctgtttGAGTTGCAAAGTGGTGAccagggaggggaaaagagcagGCTGAAGAGCAGGTGGAGAGTCAGCATGTGAGAGGTCCCTCTGCAGATTATTGTCCGACGGCTGTAACCTTGTGTGCAGCACGAGTAATCGATGCGGCAGATTATTCGGACGCGTCCTCCACGGCGATGGCGGGCACAACACTACGGAGCTCCCGGTTCACCCAGGAACCCAGGAAGCGACCGGAGATGAGCAGTCACAGAGCAAACAGGCTAGGCAGCAATGGCCTCGAACCGACGGGTATTAGTTTCCCGCTGGGAGCGCCTAGACCCATTTGTTGCAACCAGCCGAGGAAGCTCAGAGCAACGAACAGGAGCTGGGATCAGGCAGGGTCAAGGAAAATCGGCAGGCTGGCGCCCGCCCGAGCCCATCGACTGCACCTACGATCAAGCCGAGCGAGAGGCTGGTCAAGCACGGGCGAATGGCTGGGAATTGAGACACTCAGAGCTTGGCCGGAGTGGAGACGAGAAGTGAGACCGGCTGGGGAGCAACGAAGCTCAATTCGCCAATGGCGGGACAACACGATGAGCACGGCGCACAGCTGCAGCAAGCCGTGCTGGGCGAAGAGCAAGCTGGATGGTCGATGGGGGAAGCTCCAGGCGAGTCAGCTCCACGCATCGGGATCAAtcgagagggagaagaggaggtggcaaaaaaagagaagagagggagatgaaTTGACTCTCTAATCATCTCATGGTTTCTCAGGGAACCGGCACCAAAGAGATGGGGTTTGGGTTTCTGAATAATGAACGAAAAGCAGCAATATCGGCAAGGAAAAGCATTGGGCGACGATCGGTTGGAGCTCAGCGGGATCCAGATTGTCCGATCGAGGTTGTTGCCATGGGGACTCGGCTGGGGGCGGCTGGCCAGCCTCGTGGGTGATGAGATTAATATGGTGTGAATGCGAAATGAACCCAGCTGCATGTGAAGGATGTGGTGCCGAGTGGAGACAGACTAACTGTAGTACTTACTTGCTTCACGGGCGATGCGTTGGAGTCAGTGGGAAATGGAGCTATCGATCAAACTACTGTGATCGGTCTCAACGATGGCGTCAATGCGAGTGTGAAAGGGACCCTACAAATAGCCAGCAATTGGAACACGCGGGCGGGAACCGTGGATGCGATCAATCGCCGACcgtggatggagaggagattAGGAACCTCGGGATAAACCTCCCCCCATCATTAGATTGTACATCCCGCAGGAGGCTGGAAGGGGCGGAGGGGGGCAGGATGATTATTCCAGTAGATACCAGATAGTCAGTCACTGTTCTACTGTAGATACGGAAGAGTGAGTCGTAAGTAAAGTTTGGAGAGCTGAAGCACTCAGTGGACTGTAAACATGGCCCCAATCCGGCAAGGCGCGGTAAACAAACGCGTATCTCCAGCTACTTCAACACcgtcttttcctcctcgtcatcaagctgttctcttctctctctcctcttctctttctatcctcatccccctcctctctccaccttctacttcttccattccattcttccccccctttctttcttaagCTTAAGCTTATCTTACATTCCTCTACCCCAGGAATTCTCCGCTTGATTTGAGATCGATCACAAAGTATCGTCTCAATTCCTACCCCACGTACTCCCCCCGAGaaagacttcttcttccccgtaACAAGTCTTTTCTTGTCTCGTCTTTCGAGTTGTTGCCCAACAGTTCGAAAGGCATTCGAGAAGAGACGCCCGAAGGACAGCCAATCTGGACTTCGACGCCCGCGTCCCCATCCCCTTCAGTGTCTTCCCGTCGTCGTACCGGAGTGACGCTGTTCCTGAAGCTACTCTCGCGGCGCCTGCCAGagtagaggaagaagtcaaTCTCGATCGCACTTCGCACGTCGAACGGGAAGATACTCGAACCTCTGCTCCTCTCCCGGACCCCCGTGTCTacggaaaggaagaagtcgaCCTTcacgcttcttctgcttcagctTTTGTTGAACAGGATCGTTACCGTCCTAGACCCGGTGCTCCTTCTGCTTTCCGTGAGGAGGACGTGACTACTACTGTCAATACTGTTCGATTCGACGAGCGTGTTGAGACTATCCCCCccgttggtgctgctgcttcctctgctgctcctcggtATCCCCAAGTTGATCTAGCGCGTGAACGGTAAGCCACTATTTTTTGGATTTTTcccacttttttttccctttatttACATGGTTATTATTTTTggtttgttttcttttttttcattactgtttttgttttgttttttcccGGTGGCTGCCTGGCTGGGGCATAGGATTGGCACGGGgcaccacatccactccagccCAAGTGGAGAGCGACAAGAAGCGGTGTCTGGCCGTGGCTTCACTACTAGTCGCgtcctccacttccttctTACGTGGCaccaaaacaaacaagcctctcttccccaacCCTCTTCTCATttcctcttctacttcctCTTGCTTTCCtgttttcctcttttccctttccctttttcctatttcttcccaccccatccattGCATTCCCACCCACTTGTGGTCCCAGCTTAagcttccccttcccacaTACCACCCTCCCATCAAAAGTATTAAGTCCTGTTCCACCCAATCATCACACGTTCCCCTCAATCCATACCCCAACCCTACTATACATCACATCCCCTTGCCTGCTTGCTTGCGTGCTTGCGTGCTTGCTGTTGGTCTACCTACCTATTACCCCATTGGACCTCCACCCGCCCCTTCATACATGACTATTGCATTAGTTCCTCTTCTCTGACGCATCCATAGTTATCGTGAACCGTCGGTCCGTTTCCAAGACCGTCAACCCACCTACGATCAGGCTCTCCAGAACCAGCTTGACATCACTGAGCGCGAGTATCGTCGTCGGGTTAATAATCCTACCTACGACGTTCCTGCCTCTTCGTACGACCGCCGCTCTCAAGCTTCGGTAGATTCCTTCTCTGGTCCTCGCCAGCAGTCTAGGGACGTTTCGTACGACCGCCAGTTCAAGCAGTCCGAGTTTGACGTCTCGTACGACCGTGCTTACCAGTCTAAGCCTGTCGACTCCTACCCCCGCGACCCCTACAGCCGCCGTCAACAGAACGTTGAGCCGGTTCCCGAGTCTCCTAGCAGCTCGAACTCTGTGAAGGTTCTCAAGACCAAGACTGTCATTgattcccctccttctcgcaAGATGGGTtactacgacgacgacggTAACTATCACTCCTTCCGTCGTGGTGTGGAGCGCGCTGCCGACCGCATCATGCACCCTCACGGTCACCACGACCGCCAGGACGTAGTCGTCGCTGACGAAGGCGGTCCAGTTCGTTTCCGTGAAGGCGTCCGCGAGGATGTCCGTATCGTTGAGCCCCGTGCCGGTGGCAGCTCCTCGACCGCCGAGACCGTGCCGATCCCCTGCCACTTCATCCGCATCGGCGACATCCTGATCCTTCAGGGCCGTCCCTGCCAGGTGATCCGCATCTCGGTCTCCCCCCAGACCGGCCAGCACCGCTACCTGGGTGTCGACCTGTTCACCCGTGAACTCCAGGAGGAGTCCAGCTTCGTCTCcaacccctctccttccgtcGTGGTCCAGACCATGCTCGGCCCTGTCTACAAGACCTACCGCATCCTGGACCTCCGTGATGACGGCCGCCTGGTCGCCATGACCGAGACCGGTGATGTCAAGCAGGGTCTGCCCGTGGTGCCCCAGGGTCACCTGTTCCGCCGCATCCGCGAGGCCTTCGAGGATGGCCGTGGCAGCGTCCGCGCCCTGGTCATCAACGATGGTGGTCGCGAGCTGGTCGTCGACTACAAGGTGGTCCACGCTTCCCGCCTGTAAGCCCACAACATCCACCTTCCCCATTCGGTTTAGCTCCCGTGTTGTACCCGCTGGTTTGTTCCGCCGGGTATGATCCACGGGATACCTTCCCGAATAAGGTTGCCGGGCAACTGGGTGAGAAACTTTTCTCGACGATCCTTATGACATGACCTGACCTTCGAGCTTTTTGTATCTGATGGATTATGCAATGATGGAATGGCCTCTTGAAAATGATGTATTGGCATGGCCTTGTTGTACTTAGGATAATGGATGTAGCTTATGCTGTTTGTATACATGATTTGCAGTAAGCTTAATGTAGTTGACACATTCCGCTGCAGCGTAGGTTCTGTCACATCCATTCCAGAACAGAAAGTAACTCTCACTGATACTCTACCAGCACATGTCATTTTACTCTTTCGCGATGACACTGTAATCCCATTTTTCCTCTTTGTCTCAACTCCCATGATGCCATATTACACCCCGGTCACTCCATGCACCCTCCTACACCTTATATATTGTACGTCCCCTCTCTCAATTACATAGCAATTGCAAATCAGAGCGGAATATGTTTATCACTACTGTCAGTACTCCGTATATATGTTATTAAACTAAACAGCCACTATCCCTACCAGCTCAGTCGACTtagatatatagatagatatatatatcgcTCTtcgttatatattatcaatCAGCATACGACCAACCACAAGTTGACGTTAACCTTGGTCCGTAAGATGACAGGTACCAAGTAGTACTAATTTAGTATCTGTTAACTGGGCGTAGGTCGTTCGCTCATCTGGCTATATCGTGATCgatgatggaaggaaggTGGATGACTGACTTACTGACTCTGGCTTAGTGCTAGGATGGAAATATGCAGGCGTCTTGTTACGTGAGTAACTTACTGTGGTCATCTCTCTACTCGACTCGGTCTTGGAATGGGACGAGTATTGTGGAAGTCGTGTGGTTTTTGTTAGTAGGTTGCGCGCCGTGGGATGCTACAGTGGCTTGTAAGTTCTATCAAGCTGAATGTGTCTGTTATGGTTATTGGAAAACTTTTATACGAGCAGATTCACGATGATGAGTAGTATTGTGCTAGTATGTTTTGTGTAGGGGCAGGTGTTTGTATTAGGTAGGGTGTAAAGTATCAGTAGGTCACGGATATGTGTGGATATATATCCCGAGCGTACGACGTCATCGTATCTAGTTTAGAAAACCCTTTAGTTGGTAATATATCATGAATAAACCACTCTAATATGTCCAAGAGAACTAATCCTACTGGCCACGACCTGTCCCTGAAGAATCTTAATCTAAATTAGCTCGCTGCTCCTTCCATGGCGTCTGCAACCACCCGTGCGGAGCTTAAACCTGTCTGGGTAAACACATCTCGTCATAATTATACCCCTCGTTCAAGCAACAGCGTATTTATTGTCCACAGGTTACCTCTCAATCTTATCAATCAATTATCCAACTCCAAATGCATATCTCTATAATCCCGCTGCTACCATTCCTTGTAGCCAGCCATGTCAACGGCCTGGCCCACGATTCCGGAGTATACGGGCCCTCGCTGGAGCTAGTCCATCAGTACTATGACCAGTTCCCCACCGGCATCGCTGTATCCTCCACGGGGCGCATGTTCTCCTGCTACCCTCTGGGCCTGGacgccaacaacaccctctACCAGGTAGCTGAGCTTACGGACTCGACGACCGAAGTGCCGTATCCTTCTGCGGAGTTTAACTACCCTCCTGGAGGGGCTGTAAATTACTCTACTTCTCCGGCAGTTTGTCTCCTCCCTACCAGTAATACTATATGTTTGTCTAATATCGATATGTACTAGACAACGGTCAACTACGCAGATCATCTCATCAGCGTCCAAAGCGTAGTGGTCGACGCCAAAGACCGTCTCTGGATCCTCGACACTGGCCGCGCTACCACGGCTAACAATACCCTCCTGCTATCTTCATATGGTGGTCCGAAACTAGTCGGGGTAGATCTGGCCACGAATAAAGTGTTCAAGACGATTCTCTTCCCGAAGGATGCCGTCTACCCAAACTCTGTATGCCCCTCTTCCATTATCCAGTATAGTCATCACTACATATCTAACCAAAGAATGAATAATAGTACCCCAACGACGTCCGCTTCGACCTCCGccccaccctccccaacacctcCGGCGAAGGCATCGCCTACTTAACCGACTCCAGCCCAGAAGGCCGCAACGGCCTGATCGTAGTCGATCTCGGCACCGGCAAAGCCTGGCGACAGCTGGACGGGCTAGCTATAACGAAAGCAGAGCCCGACTTCCGCGCCTTTATCTGGGGCGACGTGGTCGATGTCTCCACAGGGACTGACGGAATTGCACTTTCAGCCGATGGCGAGACGCTCTACTTTGGTGTTGTCAGTGGACGGGACATTTACTCTGTTCCTACTGCTGTCTTGCGGGATGGTTCCTCTGCGGGACGGGCCAAGGCTGTAAAGAGCGTGACCAAGATAGTTCAGAAGGGAGTTAGTGATGGGTATGAGACCGATTCGGAAGGACGGATTTATGTGGGGAGCTTCGAGTCGAATGCGATTAATGTGGTGTACCCTGGGAATGGCAGCGTGGAGACGTTTGTGAGAGATCCGAGGATGGGGTGGACGGATACGATGAGTATCGTGACTTTGGGAGGAACTGGGAATGGgacggagggagagggtagAGGGTATTTGTATTTCACGGAGAATCAGCTGTGGAggcaggagagggagaggccgTTTGGGCTGTTTCGGGTGGAGTtgcctggtggtgctgggaagGTGGTTCTGTAAGTAGGAAATACTCTAGGTAGGGCTTATTCTGTGATTATCGGTTTCTGGAGAGATAAGTCCGGAGTAGCTGTATAGAATGAAACATCTCATGATAATGGTGTATGAAGTAGATACTCGGTTTCTGGGCAATAAGTCCGGAGAGTATGTAATGGGGGATATCATGGTCATGGTGTGTGAAGGTATTCAGCCATGGAGATAGGGATGGTATCTGCGGCCTCCAAAACCCTAAGTCCGGATATCCGCGGAGACAGTTATCACCGAGTGCTCAACCTctgatataatatactatacaaGCAAAACTCGTATATCATGGAACTATAAAAGGTACAAAAGAGCCACTTCATACTATACCTCGATCACTCACATTTCCACCATCCCACTACACACTCTACTACAAATCCACCCCCTCTTTTACTCCAAAGTATAcactacaacaacaatgtcctcacccaccaccaccaccaccactcccccatctccaagaaagaatgaatcccccctctcccaccaccgccacctctcccccacctcctccatccggatctcccccctccaactCGGCGGCATGTCGCTCGGCACAACCTGGAGCGACCGACTCGGCGCGGTCCCCAAATCCTCCGCCTTCGCCCTACTCGACAGATTCTACTCGCTAGGCGGCAACTTCATCGACACCGCAAACGCCTACCAAGCAGGTCAATCGGAG
It contains:
- a CDS encoding uncharacterized protein (COG:G;~EggNog:ENOG410PMEJ;~InterPro:IPR017996,IPR011042;~PFAM:PF03022), with the protein product MASATTRAELKPVWVTSQSYQSIIQLQMHISIIPLLPFLVASHVNGLAHDSGVYGPSLELVHQYYDQFPTGIAVSSTGRMFSCYPLGLDANNTLYQVAELTDSTTEVPYPSAEFNYPPGGAVNYSTSPATTVNYADHLISVQSVVVDAKDRLWILDTGRATTANNTLLLSSYGGPKLVGVDLATNKVFKTILFPKDAVYPNSYPNDVRFDLRPTLPNTSGEGIAYLTDSSPEGRNGLIVVDLGTGKAWRQLDGLAITKAEPDFRAFIWGDVVDVSTGTDGIALSADGETLYFGVVSGRDIYSVPTAVLRDGSSAGRAKAVKSVTKIVQKGVSDGYETDSEGRIYVGSFESNAINVVYPGNGSVETFVRDPRMGWTDTMSIVTLGGTGNGTEGEGRGYLYFTENQLWRQERERPFGLFRVELPGGAGKVVL
- the hexA gene encoding putative Woronin body protein HexA (COG:S;~EggNog:ENOG410PN96;~InterPro:IPR008991,IPR001884,IPR012340,IPR037318, IPR014722;~go_function: GO:0003723 - RNA binding [Evidence IEA];~go_function: GO:0003746 - translation elongation factor activity [Evidence IEA];~go_function: GO:0043022 - ribosome binding [Evidence IEA];~go_process: GO:0045901 - positive regulation of translational elongation [Evidence IEA]), giving the protein MAPIRQGAFERHSRRDARRTANLDFDARVPIPFSVFPSSYRSDAVPEATLAAPARVEEEVNLDRTSHVEREDTRTSAPLPDPRVYGKEEVDLHASSASAFVEQDRYRPRPGAPSAFREEDVTTTVNTVRFDERVETIPPVGAAASSAAPRYPQVDLARERYREPSVRFQDRQPTYDQALQNQLDITEREYRRRVNNPTYDVPASSYDRRSQASVDSFSGPRQQSRDVSYDRQFKQSEFDVSYDRAYQSKPVDSYPRDPYSRRQQNVEPVPESPSSSNSVKVLKTKTVIDSPPSRKMGYYDDDVRFREGVREDVRIVEPRAGGSSSTAETVPIPCHFIRIGDILILQGRPCQVIRISVSPQTGQHRYLGVDLFTRELQEESSFVSNPSPSVVVQTMLGPVYKTYRILDLRDDGRLVAMTETGDVKQGLPVVPQGHLFRRIREAFEDGRGSVRALVINDGGRELVVDYKVVHASRL